A single region of the Gemmata palustris genome encodes:
- the motA gene encoding flagellar motor stator protein MotA: protein MVVIVGAMIVLVSVLVGFSMAGGKVMSLIHLSEFVTIGGASFGALILMSPVKVIKDLVKGVIQTIKGSAFGKAACVDLLKLQYALARLVRQEGLLALDTHVTNPESSALLREHPKLNGNHHARAFLCDSLAMILDGTVESAQLGEWLEEEISVVEREHHAASDALAKSADALPGFGIVAAVLGIVVTMQSIGGPVDEIGYKVGAALVGTFLGILAAYGFVAPLAARMQSLGDQEILFFRAMAVGVIAMNDGASPKDVVTRARRVMSTDCRPNQAELKDMFN, encoded by the coding sequence GTGGTCGTAATCGTTGGCGCAATGATCGTCCTCGTTTCCGTCCTCGTCGGGTTCTCGATGGCGGGGGGCAAGGTCATGTCCCTCATTCACCTGTCCGAGTTCGTCACGATCGGCGGCGCCTCGTTCGGCGCGCTGATCCTGATGTCCCCGGTAAAGGTCATCAAGGACCTGGTCAAGGGCGTGATCCAAACGATCAAGGGCTCGGCGTTCGGCAAGGCCGCGTGCGTCGACCTGCTCAAACTCCAGTACGCCCTCGCGCGCCTCGTGCGCCAGGAGGGGTTGCTCGCGCTCGACACGCACGTGACGAACCCGGAATCGAGCGCGCTCCTGCGGGAGCACCCCAAGTTGAACGGCAACCACCACGCCCGCGCGTTCCTGTGCGACTCGCTCGCCATGATCCTCGACGGCACCGTGGAGAGCGCCCAGTTGGGCGAGTGGCTCGAGGAAGAAATTTCGGTGGTCGAGCGCGAGCACCACGCGGCCTCGGACGCCCTGGCGAAGAGCGCCGACGCGCTGCCCGGGTTCGGGATCGTGGCCGCCGTGCTCGGGATCGTGGTGACGATGCAGTCGATCGGCGGCCCGGTGGACGAGATCGGCTACAAGGTCGGTGCGGCCCTCGTCGGGACGTTCCTCGGGATTCTGGCGGCCTACGGCTTCGTGGCCCCGCTCGCGGCGCGCATGCAGTCGCTCGGCGACCAAGAGATCCTGTTCTTCCGGGCGATGGCCGTGGGCGTGATCGCGATGAACGACGGGGCCAGCCCGAAGGACGTGGTGACCCGCGCGCGCCGCGTGATGTCGACGGACTGCCGGCCCAACCAGGCGGAACTCAAGGACATGTTCAACTAA
- a CDS encoding flagellar motor protein MotB: protein MAKGGGGSWKVAYADFVTAMMAFFLVMWIGAQDVKVRQSVANYFVDPSGVSKKPANAGAVLDSPVSGPVPENVKVEGGRGSRSPGGDVPSPSTAAVINWIKGDPKRYQHWKSEAQRCRVAANSQKAVNQTQSPEEVASNQLTSLLSTEVAGSIPKDTPDVYKDLLFGSFKEINWKQAAEVLLSE from the coding sequence GTGGCAAAGGGCGGCGGCGGTTCGTGGAAAGTGGCCTACGCGGACTTCGTGACCGCGATGATGGCGTTCTTCCTCGTGATGTGGATCGGGGCGCAGGACGTCAAGGTGCGCCAGTCGGTCGCGAACTACTTCGTCGACCCGTCCGGGGTGAGCAAGAAGCCCGCGAACGCGGGGGCCGTTCTCGACTCCCCGGTTTCCGGCCCGGTACCGGAAAACGTGAAGGTCGAGGGCGGGCGCGGGTCGCGCTCGCCGGGCGGCGACGTTCCCAGCCCGAGTACGGCCGCGGTCATCAACTGGATCAAAGGCGATCCCAAGCGGTACCAGCACTGGAAGTCCGAGGCCCAGCGGTGCCGCGTGGCCGCGAACTCGCAGAAGGCCGTTAACCAGACACAGTCGCCCGAAGAAGTGGCGAGCAACCAACTGACCAGTTTGCTCTCGACCGAAGTCGCCGGGAGCATTCCGAAGGACACGCCGGACGTTTACAAGGATTTGTTGTTCGGTTCGTTCAAAGAGATAAACTGGAAGCAGGCCGCAGAGGTTCTCCTCTCGGAGTAA
- a CDS encoding flagellar hook-length control protein FliK codes for MASTVANVTTAFPLVQTSTTSTTTRQTSRTASSDPFQTVLAEATNDTRSAQAASDANKSAATAQAADAAAAQELADQDAADKDAADARAAELAGVLAATTQLTTPTDSTTDLAVTGALGAGQATAALNGTTGELAPPNVPTQTNPLFRQFVSEAAAQNNTRIATPVTRDTNTTNANAVPTPPVVPQTTATTTAPQVLDTTNLTSAVAAVQPTQKQIVVAQTPIVAGLLPNQTEVGATLVPTPVVAPQAPIETTALPGVQVGSRPSTAGEQFAAIASAASTLTTNAPAPTTATTPSPFATTLAATPVTTDTLTDTAAAKTVIPVATNAVATAAANALTANALTSTTATTAASATRVPTQLAELGELTKKESSFGDAAPSAAAAGGFAHVLTPQAPTAPQPTATVQTPAPVAQVADGIITHAHVIARGGKTEFQIRLDPPELGTVRIRLTSDGDGINGQVVVASDSVRRMIESQLPELRQRLEATGVTVQNLSVATDSGTGADTGSRGFRSDGPADFARQAPVATGPPPRPPTVRRPGVLDVMA; via the coding sequence ATGGCGTCGACCGTCGCAAATGTGACCACCGCCTTCCCGCTCGTTCAAACGAGTACCACCTCGACTACGACCCGTCAAACGTCGCGCACGGCCTCTTCAGACCCGTTCCAAACTGTTCTCGCGGAAGCCACAAACGACACGCGCTCGGCGCAGGCCGCGAGCGACGCGAACAAATCCGCCGCGACCGCGCAAGCCGCCGATGCCGCGGCCGCACAAGAACTCGCCGATCAAGACGCGGCCGACAAAGACGCGGCCGATGCCCGCGCCGCGGAACTCGCCGGGGTGCTCGCCGCGACCACTCAGCTCACCACACCGACCGACTCGACGACCGATCTCGCGGTCACGGGAGCGCTCGGGGCCGGCCAAGCGACAGCCGCACTGAACGGGACGACGGGGGAACTCGCACCCCCGAACGTTCCCACACAAACGAACCCGCTGTTCCGTCAGTTCGTGTCCGAAGCCGCGGCCCAAAACAATACTCGCATCGCGACCCCGGTGACTCGGGACACCAACACAACGAACGCGAACGCGGTTCCGACGCCGCCCGTGGTTCCGCAAACGACCGCGACCACGACCGCTCCGCAGGTTCTCGATACGACCAACCTGACCAGTGCGGTCGCCGCGGTGCAACCCACACAGAAACAGATCGTCGTCGCACAAACGCCCATCGTCGCCGGCTTACTGCCGAACCAAACCGAAGTTGGCGCGACCCTCGTGCCGACGCCCGTGGTGGCCCCGCAAGCCCCGATCGAAACTACGGCCCTCCCCGGCGTGCAGGTGGGCAGCCGCCCGAGCACCGCGGGCGAGCAGTTTGCCGCGATCGCGTCGGCCGCGTCCACGCTGACCACAAACGCTCCGGCACCGACCACCGCGACGACGCCGTCGCCGTTCGCGACGACGCTTGCGGCGACCCCGGTCACGACCGACACACTCACCGACACGGCCGCGGCCAAAACGGTGATCCCGGTCGCGACCAATGCGGTCGCAACTGCGGCGGCTAACGCGCTCACGGCCAACGCACTCACGAGTACCACTGCAACGACGGCCGCGTCCGCGACCCGCGTACCCACGCAACTCGCGGAACTCGGGGAACTCACGAAGAAAGAAAGTAGTTTCGGCGACGCGGCCCCCTCCGCGGCGGCCGCGGGTGGGTTCGCACACGTGCTGACACCCCAAGCCCCCACCGCTCCCCAACCGACCGCGACCGTCCAGACCCCGGCCCCGGTCGCGCAAGTCGCGGACGGGATCATTACCCACGCTCACGTGATCGCACGCGGCGGAAAGACCGAGTTCCAGATCCGGCTCGACCCGCCCGAACTCGGCACGGTCCGCATCCGGCTCACGTCCGATGGTGACGGAATTAACGGACAAGTGGTGGTGGCGAGCGACTCCGTTCGCCGAATGATTGAAAGTCAGTTGCCCGAGCTGCGCCAGCGCCTCGAAGCGACCGGCGTGACGGTCCAGAACTTGAGCGTCGCAACGGACTCCGGGACTGGTGCGGACACCGGCTCCCGCGGGTTCCGCTCGGACGGCCCGGCGGACTTCGCCCGGCAAGCCCCCGTCGCGACCGGCCCGCCGCCCCGCCCGCCGACGGTCCGCCGCCCCGGTGTGCTCGACGTGATGGCCTGA
- a CDS encoding flagellar hook assembly protein FlgD, which translates to MATTSSVASIGQDQFLQLLIAQLKNQDPLSPVDNSQFITQLASLNTVQGLQDLNASFAQQLKLQQLTQGADLIGKTIEYLPAGASETRTGKVSSVEAQSGSFVLQVGSDAVTLDQIQSVR; encoded by the coding sequence ATGGCCACAACCAGCAGCGTAGCCAGCATCGGGCAGGACCAGTTCCTCCAACTGCTCATCGCCCAGCTCAAGAACCAGGACCCGCTGTCGCCCGTTGACAATAGCCAGTTCATCACCCAGCTCGCGTCCCTCAATACGGTTCAGGGGCTCCAGGACCTGAACGCCAGCTTCGCGCAGCAACTCAAGCTGCAACAGCTCACCCAGGGCGCGGACCTGATCGGAAAAACGATCGAGTACCTCCCGGCCGGTGCGTCCGAAACGAGGACCGGCAAGGTCAGCTCGGTTGAAGCGCAGAGCGGCTCGTTCGTGCTCCAGGTCGGGAGCGACGCGGTGACCCTCGACCAGATTCAGTCCGTCCGCTAG
- a CDS encoding flagellar hook protein FlgE codes for MSLNALFIGSSGLGANSAALDVIGNNLANINTTGFKNQRMLFKDVVYQTLSSGSSSSASVGGTNPTQLGFGVGTGSIGTMFAQGDLNPTGRNLDVGIQGNGFFVLKNANSVAYSRAGGFDVDSSGYLVDPSTGFRVQRFGAAGEGNATTPAFQVPGNLDIKIPFGTGVEGVATTAVQYQGNLSSSLQVGEVATTAIQMYDSQSTPRALTVTFTKTASNTFTATATVSGGTATVTGGPITFDTAGLLVSPTTLSVAVTGIPGAAASQTVTLNLGTAGTADGLSQFGGATTASAINQDGAGFGTLTDVSVDSTGVLSGKFSNGRTLSLAQLAIAGFNNEGGLIRTGNNYFQSSVSSGEALVGVSGQGGRGTMVGGSLERSNVDIASEFAKLIIAQRGFEVNAKTISTTSDTLQSLVQIIR; via the coding sequence ATGTCCTTGAACGCACTCTTCATCGGTTCCAGCGGTTTGGGCGCGAACTCGGCCGCTCTCGACGTGATCGGTAACAACCTGGCGAACATCAACACGACCGGTTTCAAGAACCAGCGGATGCTGTTCAAGGACGTTGTGTACCAGACGCTCAGCAGCGGTTCGAGCTCGTCCGCGTCGGTCGGCGGGACGAACCCGACCCAGCTCGGGTTCGGTGTGGGAACGGGCTCGATCGGTACGATGTTCGCCCAAGGCGACCTGAACCCGACCGGGCGGAACCTCGACGTCGGCATCCAGGGGAACGGGTTCTTCGTGCTGAAGAACGCCAACAGCGTCGCGTACTCGCGGGCCGGCGGGTTCGACGTGGACTCGTCCGGTTACTTGGTCGACCCGAGCACCGGGTTCCGCGTTCAGCGCTTCGGAGCGGCCGGCGAAGGTAACGCGACCACCCCGGCGTTCCAGGTTCCGGGCAACCTCGACATCAAGATCCCGTTCGGCACCGGCGTCGAGGGCGTCGCGACGACGGCCGTCCAGTACCAGGGGAACCTGAGCAGTTCGCTCCAGGTCGGCGAGGTCGCCACGACCGCGATCCAGATGTACGACTCGCAGAGCACGCCCCGCGCACTGACGGTGACGTTCACCAAGACCGCGTCCAACACGTTCACCGCCACCGCGACCGTCAGCGGCGGGACCGCGACGGTCACCGGTGGGCCGATCACGTTCGACACGGCCGGTCTGCTCGTGAGCCCGACGACCCTGAGCGTCGCCGTCACCGGTATCCCCGGGGCCGCGGCGTCGCAGACCGTCACGCTGAACCTCGGGACGGCGGGGACGGCGGACGGGCTGTCACAGTTCGGTGGGGCCACGACCGCGAGTGCGATCAACCAGGACGGTGCGGGCTTCGGCACCCTGACGGACGTGTCGGTCGATTCGACGGGCGTGCTCTCGGGCAAGTTCTCGAACGGGCGCACCCTCAGCCTGGCCCAACTCGCGATCGCCGGGTTCAACAACGAGGGCGGCCTGATCCGGACCGGTAACAACTACTTCCAGTCCTCGGTCTCGTCGGGCGAGGCGCTGGTCGGCGTGTCCGGACAGGGCGGCCGCGGGACGATGGTGGGCGGGTCGCTCGAACGGTCCAACGTGGACATCGCGAGCGAGTTCGCGAAACTCATCATCGCCCAGCGCGGGTTCGAGGTGAACGCCAAGACGATCTCCACGACGAGCGACACGCTCCAGTCGCTGGTGCAGATCATCCGCTAA
- a CDS encoding FliM/FliN family flagellar motor switch protein codes for MADPTTPTDPAEAGPAVVAKHAEFPQLDPRAATGAGATLDSLRDVPITVTARLGHTIMPIAEILTLGPGSVVELEEIISAPVELTVRGVPFAVGEVVVVNDHFAVRIKNLLPPRTGRTDL; via the coding sequence ATGGCCGACCCGACGACCCCGACCGACCCCGCCGAGGCTGGCCCCGCGGTGGTCGCCAAACACGCCGAGTTCCCGCAACTGGACCCGCGCGCCGCTACCGGCGCCGGCGCCACCCTGGACTCGCTGCGCGACGTACCCATCACCGTCACCGCCCGGCTCGGACACACGATCATGCCGATCGCGGAGATCCTCACGCTCGGCCCCGGGTCCGTGGTGGAACTGGAAGAAATCATTAGCGCGCCGGTCGAGTTGACCGTCCGCGGCGTGCCGTTCGCCGTCGGCGAGGTGGTGGTGGTCAACGACCACTTCGCCGTGCGCATCAAGAACCTGCTCCCGCCCCGCACCGGAAGGACCGACTTGTGA
- a CDS encoding FliM/FliN family flagellar motor switch protein, which yields MTPPAEFDFRKPPPGQIERNVSAWLASACRWATEAAAGALPYPVTFQFAGLDTPTATASILALPEGAVGIQLAAPDVIGTGAALLVFPNPLFLALLSGLVGEAPAELPVGREPTPLELSLVPHLVRELFISPLTKSWPTSAPPKFSVGAPSLPSAVWRAGNERVMVGTLTASAPFGDHPVYLFLARTGPWEELGAAPVEQVAPVPREVIESLVREMNVEMTVVLGKADLTMHDVTSLTPGDLVVFDQKVTQPLDGLVSGARKFRVWPGVVGDRTAVVVDTITGD from the coding sequence ATGACCCCGCCGGCCGAGTTCGACTTCCGAAAGCCCCCCCCGGGGCAGATCGAGCGCAACGTTTCGGCGTGGCTCGCGAGCGCCTGCCGGTGGGCCACCGAAGCCGCCGCGGGCGCGCTCCCGTACCCCGTGACGTTCCAGTTCGCGGGCCTCGACACCCCGACCGCGACGGCCAGCATCCTGGCCCTCCCGGAGGGGGCCGTGGGCATCCAGCTCGCCGCCCCCGACGTCATCGGCACCGGCGCCGCACTTCTCGTGTTCCCCAATCCGCTCTTTCTCGCGCTGCTCTCCGGCCTCGTCGGTGAGGCGCCGGCCGAGCTCCCGGTCGGGCGCGAACCGACCCCGCTGGAGCTCTCGCTCGTCCCCCACCTGGTCCGCGAATTGTTCATTAGCCCGCTGACGAAGAGCTGGCCCACCAGCGCGCCGCCCAAGTTCAGTGTGGGCGCCCCGTCGCTCCCGTCGGCCGTTTGGCGCGCCGGGAACGAGCGCGTGATGGTCGGGACGCTCACCGCGTCCGCGCCGTTCGGCGACCACCCGGTCTACCTGTTCCTCGCGCGCACCGGCCCGTGGGAAGAACTCGGGGCCGCACCGGTCGAACAGGTTGCGCCGGTGCCGCGCGAGGTGATCGAGTCTTTAGTGCGCGAAATGAATGTGGAAATGACGGTCGTGCTCGGAAAAGCCGATCTCACAATGCACGACGTCACGAGCCTGACGCCCGGTGATTTAGTCGTATTCGATCAGAAAGTGACCCAGCCGCTCGACGGCCTGGTGTCCGGGGCGCGGAAGTTCCGCGTCTGGCCGGGGGTCGTCGGCGACCGGACCGCGGTCGTAGTCGATACCATAACCGGAGACTGA
- a CDS encoding flagellar basal body-associated FliL family protein, protein MSTPAAGAPRKKSRKLVLIVVCLAAIVGGAVVPMAMGGALPFGKPAAEKEKGKSSKSKESKTAIVPFGEVTVNLVEERQQRYLRLKIAILVEAEAEKEATDLVTKKKAAVKSAMIGHLAGKNTKDVSGSVGVQRMQRELLERIEEVLYPDGNSRIRAVLFEEYVVQ, encoded by the coding sequence GTGTCAACGCCCGCCGCCGGAGCCCCGCGCAAGAAAAGCCGTAAACTGGTCCTGATCGTCGTGTGCCTCGCCGCCATTGTCGGCGGCGCCGTGGTGCCGATGGCGATGGGCGGGGCGCTCCCGTTCGGGAAGCCCGCGGCGGAGAAGGAAAAGGGTAAGAGCAGCAAGAGCAAGGAGAGCAAGACCGCGATCGTGCCGTTCGGCGAGGTGACCGTGAACCTGGTCGAGGAGCGCCAGCAGCGCTACCTGCGGTTGAAGATCGCGATCCTGGTCGAGGCCGAGGCCGAGAAAGAGGCGACCGACCTGGTGACCAAGAAGAAGGCCGCCGTGAAGAGCGCCATGATCGGGCACCTGGCCGGCAAGAACACGAAGGACGTGAGCGGATCGGTTGGTGTTCAGCGGATGCAGCGGGAACTGCTCGAACGGATCGAGGAAGTTCTCTACCCCGACGGCAACAGCCGCATCCGGGCCGTCTTGTTCGAAGAGTACGTAGTCCAATGA
- a CDS encoding methyltransferase domain-containing protein, producing the protein MTKTQPRNYWRDDRCAKAFWSQYEMPAYQQLLADTTEWMNPAPGGHWLDLGCGSGRLCRALWTKSGGQLAELVGLDVAAFNAKSFAKLRESLTPPPGDKLRFEAVDFSAGLPWDGENLFDGAVSGLAIQYAESYSEAEQRWTTDAYDQLLRDVHRVLKPGARFVFSMNVPEPSWGRVGWNAMRAFWSAKRKLRFLGKLYGMWSYGGWLKREARKGRFHYLPAETITAKLTAAGFTDVEHRLSFANQAFLFRATKR; encoded by the coding sequence GTGACGAAGACGCAACCCCGGAACTACTGGCGCGACGACCGCTGCGCGAAGGCGTTCTGGAGCCAGTACGAGATGCCGGCGTACCAGCAGCTCCTGGCCGACACCACCGAGTGGATGAACCCCGCCCCCGGCGGGCACTGGCTCGATCTCGGGTGCGGGTCCGGGCGCCTGTGCCGCGCGCTGTGGACCAAGAGCGGCGGGCAGCTCGCGGAGCTGGTCGGCCTCGACGTCGCGGCCTTCAACGCGAAGTCATTTGCCAAGCTGCGAGAATCCCTCACACCGCCCCCGGGCGACAAGCTGCGGTTCGAGGCGGTGGACTTCAGCGCCGGGCTCCCGTGGGACGGCGAGAACCTGTTCGACGGCGCGGTGAGCGGGCTGGCGATCCAGTACGCCGAATCGTACTCGGAGGCCGAGCAGCGCTGGACCACGGACGCTTATGACCAGTTGCTGCGCGACGTCCACCGCGTGCTGAAGCCGGGCGCGCGGTTCGTGTTCTCGATGAACGTGCCCGAGCCCTCATGGGGGCGCGTGGGGTGGAACGCGATGCGCGCGTTCTGGTCGGCGAAGCGCAAGCTCCGGTTCCTGGGCAAGCTCTACGGCATGTGGAGCTACGGCGGGTGGCTGAAGCGCGAGGCCCGCAAGGGGCGGTTCCACTACCTCCCGGCCGAAACCATCACCGCCAAGCTCACGGCCGCCGGGTTCACCGACGTCGAGCACCGGCTCAGTTTCGCGAACCAGGCGTTCCTCTTCCGCGCGACGAAGCGCTGA
- a CDS encoding peptidylprolyl isomerase: MISVKVMVMCFVVLGVVAGSARAANPVVLVETSAGSVKIELFEDKAPVTVKNFLQYVEDKHYDGTIFHRVISDFMIQGGGFESGMKEKKTRDPIKNESGNGLSNLKGTLAMARTSEPNSASAQWYINLKDNTFLDKAKAGDGVGYCVFGRVIDGMDVVDKIKGVETETVKGHENVPSKDVVIKSVKVVKEEKK; this comes from the coding sequence ATGATTTCGGTCAAAGTGATGGTGATGTGCTTCGTGGTTCTCGGCGTGGTGGCCGGTTCCGCGCGGGCGGCCAACCCGGTCGTCCTCGTCGAAACGAGTGCGGGGAGCGTCAAGATCGAGTTGTTCGAGGACAAGGCGCCGGTCACGGTGAAGAACTTCCTGCAGTACGTCGAGGACAAGCACTACGACGGCACCATTTTCCACCGGGTCATCAGCGATTTCATGATCCAGGGCGGCGGGTTCGAGTCGGGGATGAAGGAGAAGAAGACCCGCGACCCGATCAAGAACGAATCGGGCAACGGGCTGTCGAACCTCAAGGGCACGCTCGCGATGGCCCGCACCAGCGAGCCGAACAGCGCCAGCGCCCAGTGGTACATCAACCTCAAGGACAACACGTTCCTCGACAAGGCCAAGGCTGGCGACGGCGTCGGCTACTGCGTGTTCGGCCGCGTGATCGATGGCATGGACGTGGTCGACAAGATCAAGGGCGTGGAGACCGAAACCGTGAAGGGCCACGAGAACGTGCCCTCCAAGGACGTCGTCATCAAGTCGGTGAAGGTCGTGAAGGAAGAGAAGAAATAA
- a CDS encoding rhodanese-like domain-containing protein — protein sequence MSAPTITPTQLAELAKAGPVALIDVRTPAEFEDVHVAFAHNVPLDRLDPSTVGTDPAAPLFVVCQRGSRGEKVCAQLLAAGFTNVTNVAGGTLACVEAGVPVVRGRKTIALERQVRIAAGALVLLGVALGFVHPGFFGISAFVGAGLVFAGVTDTCGMGLLLARMPWNRRKAKPAGPTCAS from the coding sequence ATGTCCGCTCCCACCATCACCCCGACGCAACTCGCGGAATTGGCGAAAGCCGGCCCGGTCGCGCTGATCGACGTGCGCACGCCGGCGGAGTTCGAGGACGTTCACGTCGCGTTCGCGCACAACGTGCCGCTCGACCGGCTCGACCCGAGCACGGTGGGTACTGATCCCGCCGCGCCGCTGTTCGTGGTGTGCCAGCGCGGGAGCCGCGGCGAGAAAGTGTGCGCGCAATTACTCGCGGCCGGGTTCACGAACGTGACGAACGTGGCCGGCGGCACGCTCGCGTGTGTCGAGGCGGGGGTGCCCGTGGTCCGCGGGCGGAAAACGATCGCGCTGGAGCGCCAGGTGCGCATCGCGGCCGGGGCGCTGGTGCTCCTCGGTGTCGCCCTCGGGTTCGTTCACCCCGGGTTCTTCGGCATCTCGGCGTTCGTCGGTGCGGGCCTGGTGTTCGCGGGCGTGACCGACACCTGCGGAATGGGGCTGCTCTTGGCCCGAATGCCGTGGAACCGGCGGAAAGCGAAGCCCGCCGGCCCAACTTGCGCTTCGTGA
- a CDS encoding FAD-dependent oxidoreductase, which translates to MSKRVLIVGGVAGGMSAAARARRLSESAEIIVFERGPDVSYANCGLPYFLGGEIADRKKLLVQTPERLKAVFNIEVRTRSEVTAIHRGRREIDVRDLVSGHATTERYDALILSTGAAPIVPRVPGAARAGHFALRTLEDMDRIDAWVRDRGAKTAVVVGGGFIGLEVAEQFHARGLRVAVVERNPQVLKPFDPEMAAHLHLELRGRGVALHLNNGLKEFDDPRADESASASVVVLADGTRLPADVVVTGLGVRPESTLAVAAGLDLGRTGGIKVDEHLRTSDPNIYAVGDAIEVTHAVTGAPALIPLGGPANRQGRTAADNIFGTASACPGALGTAIVRVFGLTAAVTGANEAQLRAAGIAFEAVHLHPNSHAGYYPGARALALKILFAPDSGKLLGAQAVGPDGVDKRVDVLATALRAGLTVDDVADLELCYAPPFGSAKDPVNLAGMVAQNVRAGRVRTIQWDEVAALDRSHVLVLDVRDAPERAGGAIPDSVHIPLGELRARLSELPRDREIVAHCASGQRSYTACRVLMQHGFRCRNLAGSFKTWKAARDGLTPQ; encoded by the coding sequence ATGAGCAAGCGCGTGCTAATTGTGGGGGGTGTGGCCGGCGGGATGAGCGCGGCCGCCCGCGCCCGGCGGCTGTCCGAGAGCGCGGAAATCATCGTGTTCGAGCGCGGACCGGACGTGTCGTATGCGAACTGCGGGCTGCCGTACTTCTTGGGCGGGGAAATTGCCGACCGCAAGAAGTTGCTAGTGCAGACCCCCGAGCGCCTGAAAGCGGTCTTCAACATCGAGGTGCGCACGCGGTCCGAGGTCACCGCGATTCACCGCGGGCGCCGGGAAATCGACGTGCGCGACCTCGTTTCGGGGCACGCGACCACCGAACGGTACGACGCCCTCATCCTGTCCACGGGGGCGGCGCCGATCGTCCCGCGCGTACCGGGCGCGGCGCGCGCCGGGCACTTCGCGCTGCGCACGCTCGAAGACATGGACCGGATCGACGCCTGGGTCCGGGACCGGGGCGCGAAAACGGCCGTCGTCGTGGGCGGCGGGTTCATCGGCTTGGAGGTCGCAGAACAGTTCCACGCGCGCGGGCTGCGGGTGGCCGTCGTCGAGCGGAACCCGCAGGTTTTGAAGCCGTTCGACCCGGAGATGGCCGCGCACCTGCACCTCGAACTCCGCGGGCGCGGCGTCGCCCTGCACCTCAATAACGGGCTGAAAGAGTTCGATGACCCGCGAGCCGACGAGTCGGCGAGCGCCTCGGTCGTGGTGCTCGCCGACGGCACGCGCCTCCCGGCCGACGTGGTCGTGACGGGTTTGGGCGTGCGCCCGGAATCGACGCTCGCGGTCGCGGCGGGCCTGGATCTCGGTCGAACCGGCGGCATCAAAGTCGACGAGCACCTGCGCACGAGCGACCCGAACATCTACGCGGTCGGCGACGCGATCGAAGTGACGCACGCGGTCACGGGCGCGCCCGCCCTCATACCGCTGGGCGGCCCCGCGAACCGCCAGGGGCGCACCGCGGCCGACAACATCTTCGGTACCGCGAGCGCGTGCCCCGGCGCGCTCGGCACCGCGATCGTGCGCGTCTTCGGCCTCACGGCCGCGGTCACGGGGGCGAACGAAGCTCAACTGAGGGCCGCCGGGATCGCGTTCGAGGCGGTCCACCTGCACCCGAATTCGCACGCGGGCTACTACCCCGGTGCCAGGGCGCTCGCGCTGAAAATCCTCTTCGCCCCGGATTCGGGGAAATTACTCGGCGCACAAGCGGTTGGCCCCGACGGTGTGGACAAGCGCGTTGATGTGCTCGCTACCGCGCTCCGCGCGGGCCTGACGGTCGATGACGTGGCGGACCTGGAGCTCTGCTACGCCCCGCCGTTCGGCTCCGCGAAAGACCCGGTGAACCTGGCCGGGATGGTCGCGCAGAACGTCCGCGCCGGGCGCGTGCGAACGATCCAGTGGGACGAGGTCGCGGCACTGGACCGTTCGCACGTACTCGTTCTCGACGTGCGCGACGCCCCGGAGCGGGCGGGCGGAGCGATCCCCGACTCCGTCCACATCCCGCTCGGGGAACTCCGCGCCCGACTGAGCGAGTTGCCCCGCGATCGGGAGATCGTCGCGCACTGCGCGAGCGGGCAGCGCTCGTACACCGCCTGCCGCGTACTGATGCAGCACGGGTTCCGGTGCCGGAACCTCGCCGGCTCGTTCAAGACGTGGAAGGCCGCACGAGACGGCCTTACGCCCCAATAA
- a CDS encoding ArsR/SmtB family transcription factor, whose translation MESSPLDRNALEAVARLFAVLAEPTRLAILQCLKGGPRAVSELVNELEAKQANVSKQLGILYAAGLLARERDGNLVRYSIAESMIFELCELVCGKLRRDAERRLEALGGEDKPRK comes from the coding sequence GTGGAGTCAAGTCCTCTCGACCGGAACGCCCTTGAAGCAGTGGCTCGGCTGTTCGCGGTGCTCGCGGAGCCGACGCGACTGGCGATTCTTCAGTGCTTAAAGGGCGGGCCGAGGGCGGTTTCGGAGCTGGTGAACGAACTCGAAGCGAAACAGGCCAATGTTTCCAAGCAGCTCGGTATCCTCTACGCGGCCGGGCTGCTCGCGCGAGAGAGGGACGGGAATTTGGTGCGGTATTCGATTGCCGAATCGATGATTTTCGAGCTGTGCGAACTGGTGTGTGGCAAGCTCCGGCGCGACGCGGAGCGCCGACTTGAGGCGCTGGGCGGGGAGGACAAACCGCGAAAGTGA